A window from Desulfuromonas thiophila encodes these proteins:
- a CDS encoding rhodanese-like domain-containing protein, whose product MLDAVLQRMDLAFIGTLRHKVTFAELLQQPGARVLDVRTPEEMTALLPGEAFPLPWQCLALNQLPENWAEVPREPLVGIFCPHGVRAAMAYVYLSARGYDNLRVLDGGYEALCQCVRPAALLAARNRGQAAAE is encoded by the coding sequence ATGCTCGACGCTGTGTTGCAGCGGATGGATCTGGCGTTTATCGGAACGCTGCGCCACAAGGTGACTTTTGCTGAGCTGTTGCAGCAGCCCGGCGCGCGGGTGCTGGATGTGCGCACCCCTGAAGAGATGACGGCGCTGCTGCCGGGGGAGGCGTTCCCGCTGCCCTGGCAGTGCCTGGCGCTGAATCAGCTTCCCGAAAATTGGGCCGAGGTGCCCAGGGAGCCTCTGGTGGGAATCTTTTGTCCCCATGGTGTGCGGGCGGCCATGGCTTATGTCTATTTGTCGGCACGGGGATACGATAACCTGCGGGTGCTTGACGGTGGCTACGAGGCCCTGTGTCAGTGCGTTCGGCCCGCCGCGCTGCTGGCCGCGCGGAACAGGGGCCAGGCTGCAGCGGAATGA
- the extH gene encoding selenite/tellurite reduction operon rhodanese-like protein ExtH — protein MIIRFFAWKGGFWLQDHAVDQTVENSFISANWITGGHMKEVFQRSRMRLMALLLFLFVGTLPLAGCGGGGGSDSYDEPDTSTNNPPVVGQTENVLIDAATLKSWVDKGLVNNETGYEKVVILCAGGTYAAGHIPGAQLWSTLGIDRYEGPVLSGNMVLDGPTMDAELQRCGIDERTTVVFAGSGNPARLYFTFRYWGFPKEKLKVLNGNQAAWTAAGYELTTVEPNVAASTFSVRDLPALRDDVRAALSELIVGVEEGSVQPLNTLLNNTEKAGGTSGIFADVAGDYVIFQGSIEGVAHVGYADFYVGGSPNNALKSADEIRALLESYGIDGSKPIITYCRAGNAASYGFMPIDVALGWDVMVYDGSWSQFGSLTNQTGAAYVPDASYALPTLLSEWATDVLITDHRLESNGPFFAGPYYNVNFPRTIEKPTFRILDGMLSPYDADANSIEDEDYAYWATPAAGGSDGASSGGGAGGGGC, from the coding sequence ATGATCATTCGTTTTTTTGCATGGAAAGGAGGTTTCTGGCTGCAAGACCATGCTGTGGATCAAACCGTTGAGAACAGTTTTATTTCTGCCAACTGGATTACTGGAGGTCACATGAAAGAGGTGTTTCAACGTTCGCGCATGCGCCTGATGGCCCTGCTTCTGTTTCTGTTTGTCGGTACACTGCCCCTGGCGGGTTGCGGTGGCGGTGGCGGTTCCGACAGCTACGATGAACCGGATACCAGCACAAACAATCCGCCGGTTGTCGGCCAGACCGAAAATGTGCTGATTGATGCCGCAACGCTGAAATCTTGGGTGGATAAAGGCCTGGTAAACAATGAAACCGGTTACGAAAAGGTTGTGATTCTGTGTGCTGGCGGGACCTATGCGGCCGGGCATATTCCTGGTGCCCAACTGTGGTCCACTCTTGGCATCGATCGTTACGAAGGCCCCGTGCTCAGTGGCAACATGGTTTTGGATGGTCCGACCATGGACGCTGAACTGCAGCGTTGCGGTATTGACGAGCGCACGACAGTGGTCTTTGCTGGCAGTGGCAACCCGGCACGTTTGTACTTTACCTTCCGCTACTGGGGTTTCCCGAAAGAGAAGCTGAAGGTTCTCAATGGCAACCAGGCGGCCTGGACTGCTGCTGGCTATGAGCTGACCACGGTCGAGCCGAATGTGGCCGCTTCGACATTTAGTGTGCGTGATCTTCCGGCACTGCGTGATGATGTGCGCGCGGCACTGAGTGAACTGATTGTTGGCGTTGAAGAGGGAAGTGTTCAACCCCTTAACACGCTGCTGAACAATACGGAAAAAGCTGGCGGAACCTCAGGTATTTTTGCCGATGTGGCTGGTGATTATGTCATCTTCCAGGGAAGCATTGAAGGCGTTGCCCATGTTGGTTATGCCGACTTCTATGTGGGTGGCAGCCCCAATAATGCCCTGAAGAGCGCCGATGAGATCCGTGCTCTGCTTGAAAGCTATGGTATCGACGGCTCCAAGCCGATCATTACCTATTGCCGCGCCGGTAACGCTGCGTCCTATGGTTTCATGCCCATCGATGTTGCCCTGGGTTGGGATGTCATGGTCTACGACGGTTCCTGGAGCCAGTTTGGCAGCCTGACCAACCAGACCGGTGCCGCCTATGTGCCCGATGCCAGCTATGCTCTGCCGACCTTGCTGTCCGAGTGGGCAACTGACGTGCTGATCACCGACCATCGGCTGGAGAGTAATGGCCCGTTCTTTGCCGGTCCTTACTACAACGTGAATTTCCCCAGAACCATCGAGAAGCCGACCTTCCGCATTCTTGACGGCATGCTGAGCCCCTATGACGCCGATGCCAACAGCATCGAGGACGAGGACTACGCCTACTGGGCAACACCCGCCGCAGGCGGAAGTGATGGTGCGTCTTCTGGCGGTGGCGCAGGCGGTGGCGGCTGCTAA
- the extM gene encoding selenite/tellurite reduction operon c-type cytochrome ExtM — MRFWSNSIGALFWALTLVGVLAGCHQPPASHCVACHVGLEPASASHTDCIACHGGDAREPDKKKAHGGMYGPRNPSAPPFWEKTCGRCHPYQLERMRGNLMFTNTGFIKNIQLTWEGQDGHLYGTQAQQLFDAAGEPLELKDVAQLNNLAGELYRKFCSLCHVGMESHEVWTGSHASGCAACHFPFNDNATYQGTDVAMRGRWPHSASHRMEPLPTNEVCLRCHNRSGRIALTYQGLNDGNNGLMPVSQAFPGPELISGVRNVTRIEADIHHQRGMDCIDCHTSRDLMGDGYAYENMYLQTEIACTDCHGSATERPRLAPSQREQTEARREARSYHSAPPLEAPAVLTAKQRPYSNVFFEQGQVIVLGKRDGQRHVSKVITGTPEHRIAGHERLSCYSCHSAAVPQCFGCHTEYDRSQPGQDFIRQRMTRGRFSETEDYRSLYPFALALDQRGQIAPVTPGCQTFVTVKGRRGQPETEEYVARFRDRQQLRFAPFYSHNTTGRTVGCRECHANPVFVGFGQHQVVAGRVEASLLCEKADDKPLDGFQQMTQNGIQAFSAIVREHSRPLQGEEIQRVFAVNQCLVCHESGKDVIYQQKLDYGRLLRSAGQRSDGGCEPR; from the coding sequence GTGAGATTCTGGTCGAACAGCATCGGGGCACTGTTTTGGGCTCTGACTCTGGTGGGGGTGTTGGCCGGCTGCCACCAGCCGCCGGCGTCGCACTGTGTCGCCTGCCATGTCGGTCTGGAGCCGGCCAGCGCGAGCCACACCGACTGTATCGCCTGCCATGGTGGCGATGCCCGGGAGCCGGACAAAAAAAAGGCCCATGGCGGCATGTATGGCCCGCGGAATCCGTCGGCGCCGCCGTTCTGGGAAAAAACCTGTGGGCGCTGCCATCCCTATCAGTTGGAGCGGATGCGTGGCAATCTCATGTTCACCAACACCGGTTTCATCAAGAACATCCAGCTGACCTGGGAGGGTCAGGACGGCCACCTGTATGGCACCCAGGCCCAGCAGCTGTTCGATGCTGCCGGCGAACCGTTGGAACTGAAGGATGTGGCCCAGCTGAACAATCTGGCCGGTGAGTTGTACCGTAAGTTCTGTTCGCTGTGCCATGTCGGCATGGAATCGCATGAGGTCTGGACCGGCTCCCATGCGTCGGGCTGTGCCGCCTGTCATTTTCCTTTTAATGACAACGCGACCTACCAGGGCACGGATGTGGCCATGCGCGGCCGCTGGCCCCATTCGGCCAGCCATCGCATGGAGCCGTTGCCGACCAACGAGGTTTGTCTGCGTTGTCATAACCGCAGCGGCCGGATTGCTCTGACCTATCAGGGACTCAATGATGGCAATAACGGCCTGATGCCGGTGAGCCAGGCTTTCCCGGGGCCGGAGTTGATCAGCGGGGTGCGCAATGTCACCCGGATCGAAGCGGATATTCACCATCAGCGAGGCATGGACTGCATCGATTGTCATACCTCGCGCGACCTGATGGGCGATGGCTATGCCTATGAAAACATGTATCTGCAGACCGAGATCGCCTGCACGGACTGTCACGGCAGCGCAACCGAGCGCCCGCGGCTGGCGCCGTCCCAGCGGGAACAGACGGAGGCTCGCCGTGAGGCCCGCTCTTATCACAGCGCGCCACCACTGGAGGCGCCAGCGGTGCTGACCGCCAAGCAGCGGCCCTACTCGAACGTTTTTTTTGAACAGGGACAGGTAATCGTGCTGGGCAAGCGGGATGGTCAACGCCATGTCAGCAAGGTGATCACCGGTACGCCGGAACATCGCATAGCCGGACATGAGCGGCTGAGCTGTTACAGCTGCCATTCGGCGGCGGTGCCGCAGTGTTTCGGCTGCCACACGGAATATGATCGTTCCCAGCCCGGCCAGGACTTCATTCGCCAGCGCATGACCCGGGGCCGTTTCAGTGAAACCGAGGATTATCGCTCGCTTTATCCCTTTGCCTTGGCACTTGACCAGCGGGGCCAGATTGCACCGGTCACGCCCGGCTGCCAGACCTTTGTGACCGTCAAGGGCCGGCGGGGTCAGCCGGAGACCGAGGAATATGTCGCCCGGTTTCGCGATCGTCAGCAGCTGCGTTTTGCGCCCTTTTATTCCCATAACACGACCGGCCGCACGGTGGGGTGCCGTGAGTGTCACGCCAATCCGGTTTTTGTCGGTTTCGGCCAGCATCAGGTAGTCGCTGGCCGAGTCGAGGCCAGCCTGCTGTGCGAAAAGGCCGACGACAAACCCCTGGATGGTTTCCAGCAGATGACTCAGAACGGGATTCAGGCGTTTTCGGCCATTGTCCGCGAACACAGCCGACCGCTGCAGGGGGAGGAGATCCAGCGGGTTTTCGCCGTCAATCAGTGTCTGGTCTGTCATGAAAGTGGCAAGGATGTCATTTATCAGCAAAAACTGGATTATGGCCGTCTGCTGCGCTCTGCTGGGCAGCGGTCTGATGGCGGCTGCGAGCCGCGCTGA
- the rlmKL gene encoding bifunctional 23S rRNA (guanine(2069)-N(7))-methyltransferase RlmK/23S rRNA (guanine(2445)-N(2))-methyltransferase RlmL produces MDVVKQGPGAGLELFVSAPRGLEPLLAEELTALAAEAVRLARGGVHCRGDLALVYRIGLWSRFGGRLLLPLCQGAAGDADQLYALARQVDWSAHFPVSATFAVDSHVQQSQLRHSQFVALKVKDAVVDSFRAATGQRPDVDSRTPCWRVNVHLYRDQLTLSLDLSGESLHRRGYRCEGGMAPLKEHLAAALLARAGWPAIAARGGAFVDPLCGSGTLVLEAALMAGDGAPGLLRSGFAFEHWCRHDPVLWQQLRTEARRRWQLGMAQVPALLGFDQNANAVALARVNAERAGLSEQVCFESLPLDQLGCRSLPQPAGLVLTNPPYGQRLGTVEQVAGLYRQLGVQLRQAAQGWKLAVLTGAPELGPQLGLRALRKHHFFNGALPCQLLHFVIEPQYYFREPVEASHGLAPVEQLSDGGQMFANRLRKNLRHLGRWARRRQISCYRLYDADLPDYAVAIDLYGEQVQVQEYQAPPECDPRLARRRLREVVTLLPEVLGVSADAVHVKVRQRQRGQAQYQRQDDSGRFFIVEEGGLKFEVNLQDYLDTGLFLDHRQTRELIRDKAAGRDMLNLFAYTGSATVYAAAGGARSTTSVDLSATYLRWARRNLQRNGFDGPTHRFIQADCLAWLAEEQGCYGLIFVDPPTFSNSKRMEGVFDVQRDHVELLTAAAARLAVAGELIFSTNLRRFRLDTAALTDAGLAWEDLGAATLPEDFRRNPRIHSCWRLWRV; encoded by the coding sequence ATGGATGTGGTGAAGCAGGGGCCGGGGGCCGGCCTGGAGCTGTTTGTCAGTGCGCCGCGCGGCCTGGAGCCGCTGCTGGCCGAGGAGCTCACCGCTCTGGCTGCCGAGGCGGTGCGGCTGGCACGGGGTGGCGTGCATTGCCGGGGCGATCTGGCGCTGGTCTATCGTATCGGTCTGTGGTCGCGTTTTGGTGGCCGGTTGCTGCTGCCCCTGTGCCAGGGGGCGGCTGGTGATGCCGATCAGCTCTACGCTCTGGCGCGCCAGGTTGACTGGTCGGCCCACTTTCCGGTCAGTGCCACCTTTGCCGTTGACAGCCATGTCCAGCAGTCGCAGCTGCGCCATTCGCAGTTCGTCGCCCTGAAGGTCAAGGATGCCGTGGTTGACAGCTTTCGCGCGGCAACCGGACAGCGACCCGATGTTGACAGCCGCACGCCCTGCTGGCGGGTCAATGTGCATTTATATCGCGATCAGCTGACGCTGAGTCTGGATCTGTCGGGCGAGAGCCTGCACCGGCGGGGCTATCGCTGTGAAGGTGGCATGGCGCCGCTCAAGGAGCATCTGGCGGCGGCGTTGCTGGCGCGGGCCGGCTGGCCCGCCATTGCCGCGCGCGGGGGCGCCTTTGTCGATCCGCTGTGTGGTAGTGGCACGCTGGTGCTGGAGGCGGCTCTGATGGCTGGCGATGGTGCGCCTGGCCTGCTGCGCTCGGGTTTCGCCTTCGAACACTGGTGCCGGCACGATCCGGTCCTGTGGCAGCAGCTGCGTACCGAAGCCCGGCGGCGCTGGCAGCTGGGCATGGCGCAGGTGCCAGCGCTGCTGGGTTTTGACCAGAACGCCAACGCCGTGGCTCTGGCGCGGGTCAATGCCGAACGGGCCGGCCTGAGCGAGCAGGTCTGTTTCGAAAGTCTGCCCCTGGATCAGCTCGGATGCCGCAGCCTGCCACAGCCTGCCGGACTGGTGCTGACCAATCCGCCCTATGGTCAGCGGCTGGGCACGGTCGAACAGGTGGCGGGCTTGTATCGTCAGCTGGGTGTTCAGCTGCGGCAGGCGGCTCAGGGTTGGAAACTGGCCGTGTTGACCGGCGCGCCCGAATTGGGGCCACAGCTCGGCCTGCGGGCCTTGCGTAAGCACCATTTCTTCAATGGCGCCCTGCCGTGCCAGTTGCTGCATTTCGTTATCGAACCGCAGTATTATTTCCGGGAACCGGTCGAGGCTTCCCACGGGCTGGCGCCAGTTGAACAGCTGTCGGACGGCGGGCAGATGTTCGCTAATCGTTTGCGTAAAAATCTGCGCCACCTTGGTCGCTGGGCCCGCCGGCGCCAGATCAGCTGCTATCGCCTGTATGATGCCGATCTGCCGGATTATGCCGTCGCCATTGACCTTTATGGCGAGCAGGTGCAGGTGCAGGAATATCAGGCACCACCGGAGTGTGATCCCCGGCTGGCCCGGCGGCGCCTGCGCGAGGTGGTTACCCTGTTGCCCGAGGTGCTTGGCGTATCGGCCGATGCCGTTCATGTCAAGGTGCGTCAGCGCCAGCGTGGCCAGGCGCAGTATCAGCGGCAGGATGACAGCGGCCGTTTTTTTATCGTCGAGGAGGGCGGGCTGAAATTTGAGGTAAATCTGCAGGATTATCTCGACACCGGCCTGTTTCTCGATCACCGCCAGACCCGCGAGCTGATTCGTGACAAGGCCGCAGGCCGCGACATGCTCAACCTGTTTGCCTATACCGGTAGTGCCACGGTCTATGCCGCTGCCGGCGGTGCCCGCAGTACCACCAGCGTCGATCTGTCAGCGACCTATCTGCGCTGGGCGCGACGCAATCTGCAGCGTAATGGCTTTGATGGCCCGACGCACCGTTTCATTCAGGCGGACTGCCTGGCCTGGCTGGCCGAAGAGCAGGGCTGCTACGGCCTGATTTTTGTCGATCCACCAACCTTTTCCAATTCCAAACGGATGGAAGGGGTTTTCGATGTGCAACGCGACCATGTGGAACTGCTGACCGCCGCCGCCGCCCGCCTGGCCGTCGCTGGCGAGCTGATTTTTTCCACCAATTTGCGCCGCTTCCGTCTTGATACTGCAGCGCTGACCGACGCCGGACTGGCCTGGGAGGATCTGGGTGCGGCCACCTTGCCGGAGGATTTCCGTCGTAACCCGCGGATTCACAGTTGCTGGCGGCTGTGGCGGGTTTGA
- a CDS encoding PHP domain-containing protein has product MASLRLLLSVRQEVEVVTALSLCYHDGHFWRFPPLSGHRALPFFSGSKGTFMHPRVDLHVHSSCSDGVHPPSLLVARAAAAGVRALALCDHDNIDGVVAAQAASRDLGIYLVSGVELSCVWRNYQDIHLLGYGFDPADAVLGQALRDFQQFRAQRNARIVEKVNAVLRQRALPPLDFAAVSARAAGSIGRPHIAMELMAQGLVSNMEEAFQQYLVSCNEPKRFFPVDEAIGLIRAAGGVAVLAHPPYITRDPQAMQQLLDELCACGLQGIEAYNNGVNCDELEWYLAQARRRDLLVTGGSDFHGIEDGGAEFGRIRAIGDIPYSCYERLQLFLQTHQHSQE; this is encoded by the coding sequence ATGGCAAGTCTTCGCTTGTTGCTGTCGGTGAGGCAGGAAGTTGAGGTGGTGACTGCGCTCTCGCTGTGTTACCATGACGGCCATTTCTGGCGCTTCCCGCCGCTTTCAGGCCATCGCGCTTTGCCTTTTTTCTCCGGCTCAAAAGGGACCTTCATGCATCCGCGCGTCGATCTGCACGTTCACAGCAGCTGCTCCGATGGTGTTCATCCGCCATCGCTTCTGGTGGCGCGTGCCGCCGCGGCGGGAGTGCGGGCGCTGGCGCTATGCGATCACGACAATATCGATGGCGTGGTTGCCGCCCAGGCCGCTAGCCGTGATCTGGGTATCTATCTGGTCAGCGGAGTCGAGCTGTCCTGTGTCTGGCGCAATTATCAGGATATTCATCTGTTGGGTTACGGTTTTGACCCGGCGGATGCGGTGCTGGGGCAGGCCCTGCGCGATTTTCAGCAGTTCCGCGCCCAGCGCAATGCCCGTATCGTCGAGAAGGTGAACGCGGTGCTGCGCCAGCGCGCCCTGCCGCCGCTGGATTTCGCCGCCGTCAGCGCCCGGGCCGCCGGCAGTATCGGCCGGCCCCATATTGCCATGGAACTGATGGCTCAGGGACTGGTCAGCAACATGGAGGAGGCCTTTCAGCAGTATCTGGTCAGTTGCAACGAGCCGAAGCGGTTTTTCCCCGTCGATGAGGCCATTGGTCTGATCCGCGCCGCTGGTGGTGTGGCTGTTCTGGCCCATCCCCCCTACATTACCCGCGATCCCCAGGCCATGCAGCAGTTACTTGATGAGCTCTGTGCCTGCGGCCTGCAGGGCATCGAAGCCTACAACAACGGCGTCAATTGCGATGAACTCGAATGGTATCTGGCCCAGGCGCGGCGGCGCGATCTGCTGGTGACCGGCGGTTCCGATTTTCATGGTATCGAGGATGGCGGGGCCGAATTTGGTCGCATTCGCGCCATCGGCGATATCCCGTACAGCTGCTATGAACGGCTGCAGCTGTTTCTGCAAACGCATCAGCATTCACAGGAGTAG
- a CDS encoding TetR/AcrR family transcriptional regulator, with the protein MAPGKKREIAPEAKMARVLRVARQLFVEKGYYNVSIPLIVKASGVSTGAIYSYFANKEDLARRIHAETLQDFQQMLDARLRDAQTTREKLEAFARLCFDVAESDPVMMEYMLYMKHAEFMTDTTPICFTEPFRLVRGILAQGMDQGDIRRQDVYVAAISYTGVILRAIQLRLLCVVNTPLQEIADELMANAWAAIANHSLGN; encoded by the coding sequence ATGGCACCGGGTAAGAAGCGCGAGATTGCGCCCGAAGCCAAGATGGCGCGGGTGCTCAGGGTGGCGCGGCAGCTGTTTGTCGAAAAGGGCTACTACAACGTATCGATACCGCTGATTGTCAAGGCTTCGGGAGTCAGTACCGGCGCCATCTACAGCTATTTTGCCAACAAGGAGGACCTGGCGCGGCGTATCCATGCCGAAACACTGCAGGATTTTCAGCAGATGCTCGATGCCCGGCTGCGGGATGCGCAGACCACACGCGAAAAGCTCGAAGCCTTTGCCCGCCTGTGCTTCGACGTGGCTGAGTCTGATCCGGTCATGATGGAATACATGCTCTACATGAAGCATGCCGAATTCATGACCGACACCACGCCCATCTGTTTTACCGAACCCTTCCGGCTGGTGCGCGGCATTCTGGCGCAGGGCATGGATCAGGGCGATATCCGCCGGCAGGATGTCTATGTCGCGGCCATCTCTTATACCGGTGTGATTCTGCGGGCCATTCAGCTGCGTCTGCTGTGTGTGGTGAACACCCCCCTGCAGGAGATTGCCGACGAACTGATGGCTAACGCCTGGGCGGCCATCGCTAACCATTCGCTTGGCAATTAA
- a CDS encoding sensor histidine kinase: MSSVVKLLRHLLLQLAFFILGASLLSFLSFLQKLLIGYPQRLIGYLIPVLAGGVTSVIIAYLYGRLRRAEQANLQRAGLDLRLRLPHLLVLINAALSGSLLLCLFSLAQKVLAGYPLHPKGFVVPTLFGGASGLLIGIYLLRNHQLLASQSETLERLRQEKNKVSDILVSISDGLLVADATGRIERVNAAALQLLELEEANACGQPLEALFARAVASSLDDFFSPERRGRSRTFSLLTRDGKPRTVKAQLVNIRNDRGDCGGLLLILHDTTEEHRIDRMKSEFISSAAHNLKTPITAIAGYSELLLADGELPVSQRQEFLGYIHEKAWQLDRLINNLLDISRVESGREIRLEKQLLPVASLLERVQRLCHQTPSTCQFRIDCRDEQTLVFVDPDKIEQVLQNLISNAIKFSPGAEYVFVHGHRADHCYEISVRDEGIGMTDEETTRIFDRFYRTDAASATAPGLGLGMSLVKALVEAHGGEIRVQSVLHQGTTVTFSLPARDDKTP, encoded by the coding sequence ATGTCTTCGGTTGTCAAACTGCTCCGCCACCTGTTGCTACAGCTGGCCTTTTTCATACTCGGCGCCAGCCTGCTCAGTTTTCTGTCCTTTCTGCAGAAACTGCTGATCGGCTATCCGCAGAGACTCATTGGCTACCTGATCCCGGTGCTGGCCGGTGGCGTCACCTCCGTCATCATTGCCTACCTCTACGGCCGGCTCCGCCGGGCCGAACAGGCCAACCTGCAGCGGGCCGGACTTGACCTGCGCCTGCGCCTGCCCCACCTGCTGGTGCTGATCAACGCCGCGCTGTCCGGCAGCCTGCTGCTGTGCCTGTTCTCGCTGGCCCAGAAGGTGCTGGCCGGCTATCCCCTGCATCCGAAAGGCTTTGTCGTACCGACCCTGTTCGGCGGCGCCAGCGGCCTGCTCATCGGCATCTACCTGCTGCGCAATCATCAGCTGCTGGCAAGCCAGAGCGAAACCCTGGAACGGCTGCGGCAGGAAAAAAACAAGGTGTCGGACATTCTCGTTTCCATCAGTGACGGTTTGCTGGTGGCCGATGCCACCGGCCGCATCGAACGGGTCAACGCCGCCGCCCTGCAGCTGCTCGAGCTGGAAGAGGCCAACGCCTGCGGCCAGCCCCTCGAAGCCCTGTTCGCCCGGGCTGTCGCCAGCAGCCTGGATGACTTTTTCTCTCCCGAACGGCGCGGCCGCAGCCGCACCTTCAGCCTGCTGACCCGCGACGGCAAACCCCGCACGGTGAAGGCCCAGCTGGTGAATATCCGCAACGACCGCGGCGACTGCGGTGGGCTGCTGCTGATTCTGCATGACACCACGGAGGAGCACCGCATCGACCGGATGAAATCCGAGTTCATCTCCAGCGCCGCCCACAATCTAAAAACCCCGATAACCGCCATCGCCGGCTACTCCGAACTGCTGCTGGCCGATGGCGAACTGCCCGTGAGCCAGCGACAGGAATTTCTCGGTTACATCCACGAAAAAGCCTGGCAACTCGACCGGCTGATCAACAACCTGCTGGATATCAGCCGGGTCGAATCCGGTCGCGAGATCCGCCTGGAAAAACAGCTGCTGCCGGTAGCCAGCCTGCTTGAACGCGTTCAGCGGCTCTGCCATCAGACCCCCAGCACCTGCCAGTTCCGGATCGACTGTCGCGACGAGCAGACCCTTGTGTTCGTCGATCCGGACAAGATTGAGCAGGTCCTGCAAAACCTGATCAGTAACGCCATCAAGTTCTCACCCGGTGCCGAGTATGTCTTTGTCCACGGCCATCGTGCCGACCACTGTTATGAAATCAGTGTGCGCGACGAAGGTATCGGCATGACCGACGAGGAAACCACCCGCATCTTCGACCGGTTTTACCGCACGGACGCGGCCTCGGCCACCGCACCGGGTCTGGGACTGGGCATGAGTCTGGTGAAGGCGCTGGTGGAGGCGCACGGCGGCGAGATCCGGGTTCAGAGTGTGCTGCATCAGGGCACCACGGTCACCTTCAGCCTGCCCGCGCGCGACGACAAGACCCCATGA
- a CDS encoding FKBP-type peptidyl-prolyl cis-trans isomerase gives MVTAQPGDRVKVHYTGTFDDGSQFDSSQGREPLEFALGEGAVIPGFDQAIQGMQVGERKQVRIEASEAYGDYDEEQCVTVERAMLPAELELEVGIQLQAQTAEGIPLVVTVAELGEGTVTLDGNHPLAGRALNFALELVEIA, from the coding sequence ATGGTTACAGCGCAACCCGGAGATCGCGTCAAGGTTCACTATACCGGTACCTTTGACGATGGCAGTCAGTTTGATTCCTCGCAGGGGCGCGAGCCGCTGGAATTCGCCCTTGGCGAAGGCGCGGTGATCCCCGGTTTCGATCAGGCGATTCAGGGCATGCAGGTTGGTGAACGCAAGCAGGTGCGGATTGAGGCCAGCGAGGCCTATGGCGATTATGACGAGGAGCAATGCGTCACGGTCGAGCGTGCCATGCTGCCGGCGGAGCTGGAGCTGGAAGTCGGGATTCAGCTGCAGGCGCAGACGGCCGAAGGCATTCCGCTGGTGGTGACGGTGGCGGAGCTGGGCGAGGGGACGGTCACCCTCGACGGCAACCATCCTCTGGCCGGCCGGGCACTCAATTTCGCCCTCGAACTGGTGGAGATCGCTTAG
- the extI gene encoding selenite/tellurite reduction operon porin ExtI produces the protein MKLGKLLTACAGLVLMASSAVAGPVWTFGPEDQGLLKLEYFGQFQLTHRDMGAGPDDDDTMEFNFRRNRLALIGAYDKLGFYFQTEYTEDVNIDNFNVDDGDESEFRVLDAQFRYKFSDAAELRLGKFKYNFTRENLEACEIPLNLDRSLFIRAPFVGTRDKGVALWGNLFDDVFQYRIDVMNGRNDSSSAPDSNFRYTGRAHLTFLDKETGYGYRGTYMGNKKVITLGAAYQYEADVAYANEALEAGAVDYKAWTVDFFVEYPFDGIGTFTFSTAYVDYDLDEAYKGATPTSSTLGVNGEKNGGYMKAGYMLPNFPLQFFVRAENWSFAEWDGVYDQEVDWLGGGFNYYFRGQDLKLTVEYATVEFDTESRECQDFDTLTAQLQVIF, from the coding sequence GTGAAACTTGGAAAACTGCTGACCGCCTGCGCGGGGCTGGTACTGATGGCGTCCTCGGCCGTTGCCGGCCCGGTCTGGACCTTTGGCCCGGAGGATCAGGGCCTGCTGAAACTGGAGTATTTCGGCCAGTTCCAGCTGACCCACCGCGACATGGGTGCTGGTCCCGATGATGACGACACCATGGAATTCAATTTTCGCCGTAACCGTCTGGCCCTGATCGGTGCCTACGACAAGCTCGGTTTCTACTTTCAGACCGAATACACCGAGGATGTCAACATTGACAATTTCAATGTTGATGATGGCGACGAGTCTGAGTTCCGCGTGCTGGACGCCCAGTTCCGCTACAAGTTCAGCGATGCGGCTGAGTTGCGCCTGGGTAAGTTCAAGTATAATTTCACGCGTGAGAACCTTGAGGCCTGCGAAATCCCGCTTAACCTCGACCGCTCGCTGTTTATCCGCGCACCGTTTGTGGGAACCCGCGACAAGGGTGTGGCCCTGTGGGGCAATCTGTTTGACGATGTGTTCCAGTACCGCATCGACGTGATGAACGGTCGCAACGATTCCTCGTCAGCACCGGATTCGAACTTCCGCTATACCGGCCGTGCCCACCTGACCTTCCTCGACAAGGAAACCGGTTACGGTTACCGGGGTACCTATATGGGCAACAAAAAGGTCATCACCCTGGGTGCGGCTTATCAGTATGAGGCCGATGTGGCCTACGCCAACGAAGCTCTTGAAGCAGGCGCAGTTGACTACAAGGCCTGGACGGTGGACTTCTTCGTCGAGTATCCCTTCGACGGCATTGGTACCTTCACCTTCTCCACCGCCTATGTCGATTACGATCTCGACGAGGCCTACAAGGGTGCCACTCCGACCTCCAGCACCCTGGGTGTCAATGGCGAAAAAAATGGTGGTTACATGAAGGCCGGCTACATGTTGCCGAATTTCCCGCTGCAGTTCTTTGTTCGGGCTGAAAACTGGTCGTTTGCCGAGTGGGATGGCGTGTACGATCAGGAAGTCGACTGGCTTGGTGGTGGTTTCAACTACTATTTCCGTGGTCAGGATCTGAAGTTGACGGTGGAATACGCCACGGTTGAGTTCGACACCGAGAGCCGCGAGTGCCAGGACTTCGATACCCTCACGGCGCAGCTGCAGGTGATTTTCTAG